Proteins co-encoded in one Oenanthe melanoleuca isolate GR-GAL-2019-014 unplaced genomic scaffold, OMel1.0 S132, whole genome shotgun sequence genomic window:
- the LOC130266657 gene encoding zinc finger protein 239-like codes for MSIKKQIVGGHIHERIHTEERPFRCPDCGKGFKQNSTLGAHRRIHTGERPYECGKCGKRFRNISHLMQHQVVHTGERPYTCLECGKSFGQSSTLRVHQRIHTGERPYECPVCDKRFQTSSNLLLHERIHTEERPFRCPDCGKGFKQNSNLTVHRRTHTGERPYECPECGKSFSQSSHLTEHQRRLH; via the exons ATGtcaattaaaaagcagattgtggggGGCCATAT ACATGAGCGGATTCACACAGAAGAGAGGCCCTTCCGCTGCCCCGACTGCGGGAAGGGATTCAAGCAAAACTCCACCCTCGGTGcccaccggcgcatccacactggggagaggccttatgagtgtgggaaatgtgggaagagattCAGAAACATCTCCCACCTGATGCAGCACCAGGTGGTCCACACAGGGGAAcggccctacacctgcttggaatgtgggaagagctttgggcaGAGCTCCACCCTGAGAGTCCACCAGCGGATCCACACTGGCGAGAGGCCCTATGAGTGTCCTGTGTGTGAtaagaggtttcagaccagctccaaTCTCCTCCTACATGAGCGgattcacacagaggagaggcccttcCGCTGCCCCGACTGCGGGAAGGGATTCAAGCAAAACTCCAACCTCACTGTCCACCGGCGCACCCACAccggggagaggccctacgagtgtcctgagtgtgggaagagcttctcacagagctctcACTTGACCGAACACCAACGGAGGCTCCACTAA